From a single Carcharodon carcharias isolate sCarCar2 chromosome 4, sCarCar2.pri, whole genome shotgun sequence genomic region:
- the LOC121276762 gene encoding histone H2A-like — protein MSGHGKTGGKGHAKAKTRSSRAGLQFPIDHIHRLLCKGHYAEWVRAGAPVYLAAVLEYLTAEILELAGNVARDNKKTRIIPRHLQLAIRNDEELNKLLGGVTTAQRGVLPNIQAVLQPKKTGHPSKVYA, from the coding sequence aTGTCTGGTCACGGTAAAACTGGAGGCAAAGGGCACGCCAAGGCCAAGACTCGCTCCTCCAGAGCCGGGCTCCAGTTCCCCATCGACCATATCCACCGGCTGCTGTGCAAGGGCCACTATGCTGAGTGGGTCAGGGCCGGAGCCCCCGTCTACCTGGCCGCCGTCCTCGAGTACCTGACGGCCGAGATCCTCGAGCTGGCCGGCAACGTGGCCCGGGACAACAAGAAGACCCGCATCATCCCCCGCCATCTGCAGCTCGCCATCCGCAATGAcgaggagctcaacaagctgctgggTGGGGTCACCACAGCCCAGCGTGGGGtcctgcccaacatccaggctGTGCTGCAGCCCAAGAAAACCGGGCACCCCAGCAAGGTTTACGCCTGA